CCATCTGCGGTTAATTATTTTTTCTTTTAACCCCACAGAGTTGAAAAATACTATAAATTTAGCCGTGTAATCCCTAAAATAAATGCCTCCTAGTCATGGAGGCAAAGCGTAAAGCATCCTAATATTTCTGGTGAAACAATAACATATACTTTGTGATATTCAATGAGGGTAATCACCCTTCACTAAAAAGGCGCACATTTATGCGCTACTGGATTATTACTAGGGAAATATTCTGGCTAAGAAGGTGATGATTTCTGTCCAAGCAGAGGTAGTTGCAACAGCGTCGTAGCGATAACCATCATCGCGCATGAAGGTATGTTCAGCTTCATATAAGAATACTTGATGAGGTATATTAGCATCTGTAATTGCTTTAATTAATATATGGCGATCGCTTTCAGGAATGTGAGGATCAAGAGTACCGAGTATTAGCAGCAATTCGCCTGGAATTTCACTCACTCTATGAATAGTATCGGCGATTCCTTTACCGAGTTTGCCGCTGGGAATACCAGTCGGGTAGCAGCAGACAGCAGCTTTGATTTCATTTTGAAAGGCGGCGCGAAACGATAAATGTCCGCCAATGCAAAAGCCGAGAGTACCAATTTTATCGGGATTAACAGCAGCGTCAGTTTTGAGAAAATCAATTACAGCCCGACAATCTGCATCATACTCTGCGATCGCTGTGCGACGTGCATCATCATTACCGCGCATTCTTCCCAAATCATCCGGTTCAATGACAGCGCCAATGGGTTCAAGACGATGGAAAATTTCGGGTGCGGCGACAACATAGCCAAATCCTGCTAGGTAGTTAACCAAGCGAATCATTGGACTACCTAATTGATAAATATCACTGTAAAACAAAATGCCTGGGTAAGTTCCTGCTGGTTTGGGAGAGGCGACATAAACCCGCATTAAGCTGTCATCGACTCTTAACTCGACATTGCGCTTAGTAATCTGCACTTGTTTGGCTCCCAGTCATAGTTGTTTTCATTAGCTTTTACAGCATTGAGTTGTGATATCGGGATAGTAGAGCGAATGCCTGACCACGAAAATAAAGATACATTTAAAATTAGGTAAAAAGCTCATCTCGTCAAAATATGTAAATAACTTGTGTAGGCTCAGAAACCTGACTTCTAAAATAAGTTAGGTTTCTTGTTATTCATGTATGGTTAGTGATACTAGATAAGTTCAAATCAAACAAACAGGAAAAATTAAAATGTCAGGCAAAACTTTATAATCTCACCAATCTTGTGACAGCACTAATGTCTAAGTCAAATATTGATCAGCATCATTAACTAAAAGCAAAAATAATTCAAATTTCGATAAGTAAATTAGTCAAACGGTGTTAAGCTGACTATAGGAATCAAAAAAAGCAAGAACGCAAAAGACTTCAAGAAAAATATTGAGGTAAACTCAATAGAGTCCTTTTGCTCTGGTAAATCCACTTCAATATCGTGACGCTTTTTGCTAACGGTAGAAATCAGCCAGATAAATAGGATACTCACCTTCATACAATCTTGAAGTCAGTGATAACTTGCTTAGATAATTACTAGTAAAAATTGGCTATAAAAGCTAGTATTATCAGCCAGGAATAATTACTCTAGGAGTCTGGGAAGAAAGACTCTTAGTACATCTGGCACTTTAAAAGAAATCAGAAAGGTTACTGAAAATAATGCAAGCCTAATAAACTCTATCTTTGTCATAAAGATTGATTTTACTGCATTAATTACTAGCAGATTGAGTAATTTTTCAGGAATATTTGCAGTAATACCAGCATCTGCGTTCGTCCTTGACGTTGCCGCTGGCATCGCTTGATATCTCAAGATATCATTTGCGGCGATCGCGATGAAAAGTTTTGAGCAGTTGTGGCACATCCAAAAACAGGAAAGTTGTAAGTAAGAGCCATTCAGAGTGTAGTGCAATTTTGGTTGGTTGGGTTTATTAAAACCTGGGGAAATGTCAATTGCCACTGTCACCACTCTTAAGGCTTGAGCAACCGATGGGGATTGAATTACACCAACCTGTAATGTGTATGTCTCGCTTTTCTCAACTTTGCTTTTCATGAGATGGAATTTCTGCACACACCCGATAGCAACCAGGCTACAAATACCAATTTCATCTCTTGAGATTTATCTGAATTTGCATTTAGCAATACTTGCAATATTCCTGAAAGACACATTCTCAGGTATGCAACCTTTAACCACTATTGACTCTTCAACTTTGCAATCACAATCATCACAGGAAAACACCAACCATGGCTATTGACAAAAAAATCAGACAAATCGCTTTCTACGGTAAAGGCGGTATTGGTAAATCTACCACTTCTCAAAACACCTTGGCAGCTATGGCTGAAATGGGTCAACGCATTCTCATCGTAGGTTGCGACCCTAAAGCTGACTCCACCCGTTTGATGCTTCACTCTAAAGCACAAACTACAGTATTACACTTGGCTGCTGAACGTGGTGCAGTAGAAGACTTAGAACTAGAAGAAGTAATGCTCACAGGCTTCCGTGGTGTGAAGTGCGTAGAGTCTGGTGGCCCAGAACCCGGTGTAGGTTGCGCTGGTCGTGGTATTATCACCGCTATTAACTTCTTAGAAGAAAACGGTGCTTACCAAGACGTTGACTTCGTATCTTATGACGTATTAGGCGACGTTGTGTGTGGTGGTTTCGCAATGCCTATCCGCGAAAACAAAGCACAAGAAATTTACATCGTAACATCAGGTGAAATGATGGCGATGTACGCTGCAAACAACATCGCTCGTGGTATTTTGAAATATGCACACACAGGCGGTGTGCGTTTGGGTGGTTTGATTTGTAACAGCCGTAACGTTGACAGAGAAATCGAATTGATTGAAACTCTGGCAAAACGTTTGAACACCCAAATGATTCACTACGTACCCCGTGACAATATTGTTCAACACGCTGAGTTGCGCCGGATGACAGTTAACGAGTACGCACCCGACAGCAACCAAGGTAACGAATACCGCATCTTGGCTAACAAAATCATCAACAACGAAAATCTCAAGATTCCTACCCCAATTGAAATGGAAGAATTGGAAGAATTGTTGATTGAGTTCGGTATTCTCGAAAGCGAAGAAAATGCTGCCAAAATGATTGCTACACCAGCTGAAAGCAGCAAGTAATTTTGATGTAGTCATCAATAATTTCTGAGCAACCAGAACCTCGGTTTTGTCAAAGCCGGGGTTCTGGCATTTTTAATTTTGACTATTGTGCAATCATTCCAGTAAATTGTATGGTCAATTGAGTTCGGAAAGAGACATTTGAGGTTTTGAACTCCAAGTTCCGAGTTCTGATACCGTTTCACTTTAAGTTTGATACAAATAGACCGCAGGGGGAAAGAATAAAAAACCCATAAATTTGTATCATTTTTTTCGTGAAATGCTATGAGGCTGAATGTTGAGCCTTTTTGCTTGAATGTTGAGGTTCAAAGGGTGAATGTTGAGCCTTTGAGGGTGAAGTTTCAGCCTTTTTGCTGGAACGTTGAGGTTCAAAGGGTGAATGTTGAGCCTTTGAGGGTGAAGTTTCAGCCTTTTTGCTGGAACGTTGAGGTTCAAAGGGTGAATGTTGAGCCTTTGAGGGTGAAGTTTCAGCCTTTTTGCTGGAACGTTGAGGTTCAAAGGGTGAATGTTGAGCCTTTGAGGTGGAAGTGTCAGGAAAAAACAGAAAAGCTTGTGAGTTGACTGTGAAAAAGTTATTCAGAGCGATTAATGCTGCGGATATTTGTTAGCTGCGATGACAACAGGGTTATTGTTAAGTATGCCAGTTAACGAATTTGTACCTGCAAGATTACTAGGTGGCGATCGCTAACTAAAACAAACTTTAACAGCACAACTAAATCCCGGCAAAAGTGGGCTAGTTAAATTATCTTCTTTATATAAAGTCGCTGCTAATTTTAAAACACCATTTTCTCGACGGTAAATTTCTACTGTTTCTTTTTCGCGGTCAAAAATCCAGTATTCTTGTACCCCTTGAACTGAGTATAGTTTTAGTTTTAACTGCTTATCTCGTTTCTTCTGGACTTCACCAGGAGAAAGCACTTCAATTACTAACTCTGGCGCACCTGTTAAATGTCCAGCTTCATCTAATATTTCTAATAAACGTTCATTACTTACCCAAACTACATCAGGAATTACGTTATCAGTATCATTGAAAATGATTCCCACACCAGTAGCAGCATCGCCTAACCCTGTTTCTCTAGACCAAAGTTTTAGCTGCGTACAAACATTATCACCAACATTTTGATGTTTCCAATGAGGCGCTCTGGTCACAAACAATTCTCCGTCGATTATCTCATAACGCTTGCCGTCGTCAGGAAATAACTCTAAATCGGCAGTTGTCCAACGAATTTGTTCTGATGCAGTTGAAGTCAT
This window of the Nostoc sp. HK-01 genome carries:
- a CDS encoding dienelactone hydrolase, coding for MQITKRNVELRVDDSLMRVYVASPKPAGTYPGILFYSDIYQLGSPMIRLVNYLAGFGYVVAAPEIFHRLEPIGAVIEPDDLGRMRGNDDARRTAIAEYDADCRAVIDFLKTDAAVNPDKIGTLGFCIGGHLSFRAAFQNEIKAAVCCYPTGIPSGKLGKGIADTIHRVSEIPGELLLILGTLDPHIPESDRHILIKAITDANIPHQVFLYEAEHTFMRDDGYRYDAVATTSAWTEIITFLARIFP
- the nifH2 gene encoding nitrogenase reductase, which codes for MAIDKKIRQIAFYGKGGIGKSTTSQNTLAAMAEMGQRILIVGCDPKADSTRLMLHSKAQTTVLHLAAERGAVEDLELEEVMLTGFRGVKCVESGGPEPGVGCAGRGIITAINFLEENGAYQDVDFVSYDVLGDVVCGGFAMPIRENKAQEIYIVTSGEMMAMYAANNIARGILKYAHTGGVRLGGLICNSRNVDREIELIETLAKRLNTQMIHYVPRDNIVQHAELRRMTVNEYAPDSNQGNEYRILANKIINNENLKIPTPIEMEELEELLIEFGILESEENAAKMIATPAESSK